A window of Gambusia affinis linkage group LG03, SWU_Gaff_1.0, whole genome shotgun sequence genomic DNA:
TTGAGTCAGATGGCTGCTGGTCTTGAGGTCTTGGGTTAGGAGGTCTTGACTACGTCTTTCGTGGCATGTAAATCTAGATTTAAATTGtgtcacagagagtaaacagaataaaaacatgctttatctatggcattgttcattaaaatggcacatttgtgatgtattaaaattaaatacaatagGTACACTTAATTACATTGTATTAGTGATTAGGTATTACATTCAGCaagaacttttacttttaatacttaagtatttttaaaagccagtacttttttacttttacttaagtacaaaTGTCAATGTGGTACTTTCACTTTTACTAGAgtgcatttttgtttgtttgtttgtacttttacttaagcaCATTGTTTGAGTACTTTCTCAAACTGGTGTCTTTGCATCAGATGCGTTTCGGCTCTTTGACAGTGGTCATCCTTAGTGGGTACTCCACCATCAGGCAGGCACTGGTTCGTCAGGGAGAAGATTTTGCTGGACGACCTGAACTTTTCACTTTCTCCGCCGTGGCTGATGGGACCAGCATGACCTTCAGTGAAAAGTATGGACCAGTGTGGCTGCTCCATAAGAAGCTGTGCAAAACTGCCCTAAGGTCCTTCTCCCAAGCCGAGCCGAGGGGATCAGGGGCCACTTGCCTCCTGGAGGAGCAGGTGTGCACTGAGGCTGCTGAGATGGTGACGGTGATTCGGGAAGAAGCTGCAAAGAACCACAAGACGATGGGTATAGATCCCGCAATAGCCTTAGTAACCTCAGTGGCAAATGTGGTGTGTGCCCTGTGTTTTGGGAGAAGGTACGACCACAATGACAAGGAGTTTCTCACCATTGTGAACATCAACAACGAGGTACTGAAACTTTTTGGAGCAGGGAATTTGGCTGACTTCTTCCCAGTGTTTCGTTACTTTCCCAGTCCGTCTTTGAGAAAAATGGTCCAGTGCATTCAGAGGATGAACAGATTTATGAAGCGAAGAATTGAGGAACACCTCAACACCTTTGACAAGGTAAAGAAACCTGCTAACTAcatgaaaataagaaatctattgtaaaataatgaaaagggGAAAAGAGTTCACATCtgctaaaatattcacaaattcTGACTAGATTAGTGTCTTGAAATTTATGCACTTTACAGTGTGATTACTCCCATCTTTACTTCATCTTGTTTACAAGCAACATGTACTGTATGCAGTCCAACGTACGTTTAGGCATTGCATGTGTGTATGTCTTGTTTCCTTTAGATTATGCCACTTATTTGCATCCCAATCTTTTCATCTGCCATTGGACACATACGGCACCAGTCACTGTAGCCAAGAAATAACAAACAAGTCCCCTGGGATGAACTATTGTTCTTGTGCAGAGTGCCTAAAATGTCCGCAGACACTCTAATTAGGAATTACCAACCTAGTGGAAGACACGCGTCCCAATATGACTGATTACCATTTTGTCCCTAATTAATTCATTCAAAATTCAGTCCTAATTTTCTACATAATCACCAGATTGATTCCCCTCACTCCTTGTTATAATAACGATGACAATCTCAGGATGTCATGCCATGAAAGTCTCTGTCATGTATTGTGCGTGTGGTTGCAGAACTGCATCCGGGACATCACAGATGCTCTGATCGCACTTTGTGAAGACAGGGAAGAGAACAGGGACACATCTCTGCTTACCAACTCTCAGATCATCCACACCGTCATAGACATCTTTGGTGCAGGTTAGATGAACCAGCATAGTGACGCCAATGGCATTACTGCATAAAAAGACGACCTCTTTTTTACGCAGCTGTGCATTTTGTGCTCTCCAAAAGGTTTTGACACCATCATTGCTGGATTACAGTGGAGCCTCTTGTACCTCATCAAGTTTCCAGACATCCAGGACAAAGTACAGCAGGAGATAGGTATTGTTTTATGTCTTGATAGGACAAATATCGAGATCTAAATTACTGAGGTGTGTTTGTGATGAAAACTGAAACCCTAACTGCCTTGGTCAGTGTGACCGCAGcctatgaaaacagaaagaatgtACGGTATGCTAATAGCGTGAGCCTGTCTGTTCTCATGAATGAGTCAGGGTTTTACTGTCCAAAAATAGCAGGTTGCTCATTAATGAATCCAAGTAGCACATCACTAATGAGCCTGAGTTTGTGTCTGTTGGTTTATTACGGAGACAAAAATCTAACTGTAATAGTTCCTAATAATAGTGATCTGGAACATATTGAGCAATATCAAATTTAGCCCCAAAGGAACATCAAACATTTACCACGCAGATGAAAATACAAcattcaggggaaaaaaaagttttagaatGTTCATGGAAGTAGCAGGAAATTTGTGAACTTTGAAGAAAGTCAAAGCAAAACAGCTGCAATAAAAAGTCAACTGGTCTTTGAGAAACTCACAAAAGCTCAGACCAAGTTTTGCTGACACCGGAGTTACTTTTGATGCAGATTGACTGAACCGGTGCCGAATGTCCTGAGGCACgtcacattttcacagtgagaGGAAGGGAGGGGGGTGGTGCTAGGAGGTGACAGGATGAATCAGAACAGTACAGGGGTTGGAGAGTTCAAGAGAGACACAAAGGCAGTTACACGCAAGGCTCTGGACAATCATAATTTACCATTTTTCCTTAACTAAAATATTGGAGGGAATGGGCTGAAAGACTGCTCTTTGTAAGGATGGACTGCAGTTGAACTAGACACCTTATTCGCAAAAACAGGATTAtttggaatgaaaaaaagataTGAAGTGAAAACAAGTCCTTAGTCTTATAATCTTCAGTCAACTGCAAAGTAGTCATTAAACTTTCATAGATTTGTTGGAATTTCATGTGATGAGCCGACACAATGTTTGAAGTGGGGCTAGATTATAAACAATATCCAaatctttgaacattttagagAGTACTATCATCTGAGAATGGACACAATAAGGCAGCAGGACATCTCAGGTGTGATTATCTGTCGATGTGAAAACTCAGTATCTCGCACTGTGCACATCTTGCAGTAATGTAAACATGGAGagaagaacagagaaaaattaATAGTTGAGTGAAAGCTGGAGAAGTCCAGTTCGCCACAGGCAGGGAGGAAAACTAAGACTGCACATCACCCAACAAGTCATCTCCACAGAC
This region includes:
- the LOC122827883 gene encoding cytochrome P450 1A1, which gives rise to MGLILSGYLSAKENSSAPLSSVTLALFFFTLVLMAIGVKQSHRFFFSYHHDSHLENTKFPSAPGPSPWPLVGNLLQVGDQMHLSLTRLGLQYGDVFKMRFGSLTVVILSGYSTIRQALVRQGEDFAGRPELFTFSAVADGTSMTFSEKYGPVWLLHKKLCKTALRSFSQAEPRGSGATCLLEEQVCTEAAEMVTVIREEAAKNHKTMGIDPAIALVTSVANVVCALCFGRRYDHNDKEFLTIVNINNEVLKLFGAGNLADFFPVFRYFPSPSLRKMVQCIQRMNRFMKRRIEEHLNTFDKNCIRDITDALIALCEDREENRDTSLLTNSQIIHTVIDIFGAGFDTIIAGLQWSLLYLIKFPDIQDKVQQEIDEHIGSARLPKFSDKPNMPFTEAFIFEVFRHSSFVPFTIPHCTTRDTILNGYFIPKDTCVFINQYHVNHDVDLWGDPEKFRPQRFWGPSGQLNKELTEKVLIFGLGKRRCLGDGFARLEMFVFLTTLLHGLRIENVPGQELDLSTDFGLTMKPRPYRITVSPRL